One window of Bacillus alkalicellulosilyticus genomic DNA carries:
- a CDS encoding metal-dependent hydrolase, with amino-acid sequence MNISFHGHSVIKVETEGKTILFDPFLSGNDQTDLSVDSVKVDVILLTHGHNDHVGDTVELAKQNDALVIAPFELATYLGWQGVKVHPMHIGGAHEFEFGRVKLTQAFHGSSYTIEEEQKIIYTGMPSGIIFSAEGKTIYHAGDTALFSDMKLIGEQHNIDVAFLPIGDNFTMGPEDAAIAAGWIKAEKVVPIHYNTFPVIEQDPVAFAKTLKENQGVPLAVGEILQL; translated from the coding sequence ATGAACATTTCATTTCATGGACATTCTGTGATCAAAGTAGAAACCGAAGGAAAAACAATCCTATTTGATCCTTTTCTCTCTGGTAATGACCAGACCGATTTATCAGTTGATTCAGTAAAAGTAGATGTGATTCTATTAACGCATGGACACAATGACCATGTGGGAGATACCGTAGAGTTGGCCAAACAAAATGATGCTTTGGTGATAGCCCCTTTTGAACTAGCGACTTATTTAGGCTGGCAAGGGGTAAAGGTTCACCCGATGCATATAGGTGGAGCTCATGAATTTGAATTTGGTCGAGTAAAGTTAACTCAAGCTTTTCATGGGTCGTCTTATACGATTGAGGAAGAGCAAAAAATCATTTATACGGGAATGCCAAGCGGAATTATATTTTCAGCCGAAGGAAAAACAATCTATCATGCTGGAGATACGGCACTTTTCTCAGACATGAAATTAATAGGAGAACAGCATAACATTGATGTGGCATTTTTACCGATTGGTGATAATTTCACGATGGGACCTGAAGACGCAGCGATTGCTGCAGGGTGGATAAAAGCCGAGAAAGTGGTTCCGATTCATTATAATACGTTTCCTGTGATCGAACAGGACCCAGTCGCTTTTGCAAAAACACTCAAGGAAAACCAAGGAGTACCGTTAGCTGTAGGAGAAATTCTACAACTATAA
- the ytrI gene encoding sporulation membrane protein YtrI, which produces MRIPPYYRRPGWQRFFGGVLLGMLIGWAFFVYNFGTIHEKLIYDIKMKNITIEEQKETIEKLRNEETRLNEEKEKRLTVQEIKITFSNDRQLKLNELTIYELQHSVSNELKEVKGKSISSVVETKELLLRSIENKVFEIGERKYRLIRDEMYIYTTLELHMKIEIVN; this is translated from the coding sequence ATGAGAATTCCCCCCTATTACCGCCGCCCTGGATGGCAACGTTTTTTTGGTGGAGTCCTATTAGGTATGCTAATAGGGTGGGCCTTTTTTGTTTATAACTTCGGAACCATTCACGAGAAATTAATTTATGATATAAAAATGAAAAACATTACGATAGAAGAGCAAAAAGAAACGATTGAAAAGTTAAGGAATGAAGAAACGAGGTTGAATGAGGAAAAAGAAAAAAGGCTAACGGTACAAGAAATTAAAATTACCTTTTCCAATGACAGACAATTAAAATTAAATGAATTGACCATTTACGAACTTCAGCACAGTGTCAGCAACGAACTAAAAGAGGTAAAAGGCAAAAGCATTTCTTCTGTCGTCGAAACAAAGGAATTATTGCTGCGTTCGATCGAAAACAAAGTGTTTGAAATCGGAGAAAGAAAATACCGCTTAATCCGAGACGAAATGTATATCTATACGACCCTTGAGCTTCATATGAAAATTGAAATTGTAAATTAA
- a CDS encoding DHH family phosphoesterase, with amino-acid sequence MIGHILDKIEEYETVIIHRHERPDPDALGSQVGFATILKDTFPTKNIFVVGEEEPSLQFLARMDVVEDALFKGALVIVCDTANTERISDERYKLGSFVIKIDHHPNEDPYGDLLWVKTEASSTSEMIVELYEEAKERGYILSSEAALLLYAGIVGDTGRFRYPSTKASTHQCVSLLLERGVDQNEFYSNLYKKDLKMSRLEGYVLQHFTLLDSGLAIMNLPKTVLEEFGVTANETSQVINAFADVEGVIVWVFFVEDEEANIRVRLRSKGPTINQIAQKHNGGGHPLASGAKAANWEETEEIIKELQEVCLNYKK; translated from the coding sequence ATGATTGGGCACATTTTAGACAAAATTGAAGAATATGAAACAGTAATAATACATCGTCATGAACGGCCAGACCCAGATGCGTTAGGGTCGCAAGTAGGATTTGCTACAATTCTAAAAGATACGTTTCCTACTAAAAACATCTTCGTTGTTGGAGAGGAAGAACCATCTCTCCAATTTTTAGCTCGGATGGACGTTGTTGAAGATGCTCTTTTCAAGGGAGCGCTTGTCATTGTTTGTGATACAGCAAATACAGAAAGAATAAGTGACGAACGCTATAAACTAGGAAGCTTTGTCATTAAAATCGACCATCATCCAAATGAAGACCCTTATGGAGACTTGTTATGGGTGAAGACTGAAGCGTCCTCTACTAGTGAGATGATTGTTGAATTATATGAAGAAGCGAAAGAGCGAGGATACATCCTTTCTTCTGAAGCAGCTTTGTTACTTTATGCAGGGATCGTAGGAGATACGGGTCGTTTTCGATATCCGAGTACAAAAGCCTCAACACATCAATGCGTTAGTCTTTTACTAGAACGTGGTGTTGACCAAAACGAATTTTACTCTAATTTGTACAAAAAGGATTTAAAAATGTCGAGACTAGAGGGCTATGTATTACAGCATTTTACTTTACTAGATTCTGGTTTGGCTATTATGAATCTTCCGAAGACAGTACTTGAAGAGTTTGGTGTGACAGCTAATGAGACGTCACAAGTGATAAATGCTTTTGCCGATGTTGAAGGAGTTATCGTGTGGGTCTTTTTTGTGGAAGATGAAGAAGCCAATATAAGAGTACGTCTTCGCTCCAAAGGACCAACCATTAATCAAATTGCACAAAAGCATAACGGAGGAGGGCATCCGTTAGCTTCAGGCGCAAAAGCAGCAAACTGGGAGGAAACAGAGGAGATTATTAAAGAGTTACAGGAAGTTTGTTTAAATTATAAAAAATAA
- a CDS encoding YitT family protein: protein MRKVFEYIIITFGSLLVAAGLELILAPNGLVDGGVTAISIMINSVWDIPIWIVYLCLNLPTLLFSGNVMGRRFVIRTIYANLVTTAGLLWLAPMAAITTSEVLIVLYGGLLLGIGIGLVVKYGGAVDGTEMVAIWIQKKFHIPISTFLLAINALILAGAAFVFSLEQAMFSIAVFYIVSKLIDFVLDGLNQAKSVMIISGKPYEIGEQLVRESDVQITYLYGQGGYTGDERIIIYCITNRFLYPKLKEVVLSIDSSAVLEASFVSETAGIKKQHTFPFPEKIGSTKDKE, encoded by the coding sequence ATGAGAAAAGTGTTTGAATATATCATAATAACATTTGGTTCCTTACTTGTGGCAGCCGGTCTTGAGCTGATCCTTGCTCCAAATGGACTGGTAGACGGGGGAGTAACAGCAATTTCAATCATGATCAATTCAGTTTGGGACATTCCGATATGGATTGTCTACTTATGCCTTAATTTACCGACTCTCTTATTTTCAGGTAATGTCATGGGGAGACGGTTTGTGATAAGAACGATATATGCAAATTTGGTAACGACTGCTGGTCTATTGTGGCTAGCTCCTATGGCGGCTATTACAACTTCTGAAGTATTAATAGTGTTGTACGGAGGTTTGCTGCTAGGAATCGGGATAGGACTTGTAGTGAAGTATGGTGGAGCTGTAGATGGTACTGAAATGGTTGCCATCTGGATTCAAAAGAAATTTCACATTCCGATAAGTACGTTTTTACTTGCGATAAATGCACTTATCTTAGCGGGAGCAGCGTTTGTATTCTCTTTAGAACAAGCGATGTTTTCCATCGCTGTCTTTTATATTGTGTCAAAATTAATAGATTTTGTATTAGATGGTTTAAATCAAGCGAAATCGGTAATGATTATTTCTGGGAAGCCTTATGAAATTGGGGAACAATTGGTCCGAGAATCTGATGTGCAAATTACCTATCTATATGGACAAGGCGGCTACACAGGTGATGAGCGAATTATCATATATTGTATTACGAACCGCTTTTTATATCCTAAATTGAAGGAAGTTGTACTATCTATAGATTCTTCTGCTGTACTTGAAGCCTCTTTTGTATCGGAAACAGCAGGAATTAAGAAACAGCATACATTCCCATTCCCTGAAAAGATTGGTTCTACAAAAGATAAAGAATAG
- a CDS encoding NAD(P)-dependent malic enzyme, producing the protein MATTREEALHIHRVNKGKLESKAKVPVRNARDLSLAYSPGVAEPCKEIFDNKEAVYDYTMKGNMVAVVTDGTAVLGLGNIGPEAALPVMEGKAVLFKSFAGVDAFPICLNTNDVEKIIETVKLLEPNFGGVNLEDIAAPNCFVIEERLKKETNIPVFHDDQHGTAIVTLAGLINALKITGKKLSEIKVIANGAGAAGIAIIKLLQRMGVRDIIMCDSKGSIFDGRTYGMNSIKDEVAKFTNRERIEGSLAEVIKGGDVFIGVSVAGALTKEMIQSMNEDPIIFAMANPDPEIMPDLAREAGAKVIGTGRSDFANQVNNVLAFPGIFRGALDVRATHINEEMKVAAVYAIANLINESELTPEYVIPAPFDPRVAPAVASAVATAAMETGVARKNVDPEEIAEKTKKLTMIE; encoded by the coding sequence ATGGCAACAACGAGAGAAGAGGCATTACATATTCACCGTGTAAACAAAGGTAAACTGGAATCAAAAGCAAAGGTTCCTGTAAGAAATGCGAGGGACTTGAGTTTAGCGTATTCACCTGGCGTTGCAGAACCTTGTAAAGAAATTTTTGATAATAAGGAAGCTGTTTATGATTACACAATGAAAGGGAATATGGTCGCTGTTGTAACAGATGGAACAGCTGTATTAGGACTAGGAAACATAGGGCCAGAAGCGGCTCTACCAGTAATGGAAGGAAAAGCTGTTTTATTCAAATCCTTTGCAGGTGTAGATGCATTTCCAATTTGCTTAAATACAAATGATGTTGAAAAAATAATTGAAACCGTGAAGTTATTAGAACCAAACTTCGGTGGAGTGAATTTAGAGGATATTGCGGCTCCAAACTGTTTTGTGATTGAGGAAAGACTGAAAAAAGAAACGAACATTCCAGTGTTTCATGATGACCAGCACGGAACAGCTATTGTAACTTTAGCAGGTCTTATTAATGCACTAAAGATAACAGGCAAGAAACTGTCTGAGATTAAAGTCATTGCAAATGGAGCAGGTGCTGCTGGAATAGCAATTATCAAGTTGCTTCAACGCATGGGGGTTCGAGATATCATCATGTGTGATTCAAAAGGCTCTATTTTTGACGGTCGTACATACGGAATGAATAGCATTAAAGACGAAGTTGCTAAATTCACCAACCGGGAACGCATCGAAGGAAGCCTAGCAGAGGTTATCAAGGGCGGAGATGTTTTTATTGGTGTCTCAGTAGCGGGTGCACTCACAAAAGAGATGATTCAATCTATGAATGAGGACCCGATTATTTTTGCGATGGCTAACCCTGACCCTGAAATCATGCCTGATCTTGCCAGAGAAGCTGGAGCCAAAGTTATTGGAACAGGACGTTCGGATTTTGCAAATCAAGTAAATAATGTGTTGGCGTTTCCAGGCATTTTTAGGGGTGCTCTCGATGTTCGTGCCACGCATATCAATGAAGAGATGAAGGTTGCTGCGGTATACGCGATAGCTAATTTAATAAATGAATCAGAGTTGACTCCTGAATACGTCATTCCTGCTCCGTTTGACCCGAGAGTCGCTCCTGCAGTCGCTTCCGCCGTAGCGACTGCAGCAATGGAAACTGGGGTGGCAAGGAAAAATGTCGACCCTGAGGAAATAGCTGAAAAAACAAAAAAACTTACGATGATAGAGTAG
- a CDS encoding YtpI family protein: MAQSFFILIIIFAVFFLYFKVKVWKTKAPLEKKWLQTKANMSLGAFLVAYGLNSLYFPRSTLEIVVGIVFVLLGAANIFFGYKAYKHYLPYVIEESKSNKA, from the coding sequence ATGGCTCAGTCCTTTTTTATATTAATCATCATTTTTGCTGTCTTTTTTCTTTATTTTAAAGTGAAGGTATGGAAAACAAAAGCACCACTTGAAAAGAAGTGGCTTCAAACAAAAGCAAATATGTCACTAGGTGCTTTTTTAGTAGCCTATGGTCTAAATTCATTATACTTCCCGAGAAGTACACTTGAAATTGTAGTGGGTATTGTTTTTGTATTATTAGGCGCAGCCAATATTTTCTTTGGTTACAAGGCGTACAAGCATTACCTTCCCTATGTTATTGAGGAATCTAAAAGTAATAAAGCATAA
- a CDS encoding YtrH family sporulation protein, translating into MERTLVETLVLNFFVAFGVIIGGSIIGGIGAYLTGNPPLRTIQDLAGSLKIWALVAAIGGTFDAFTSLERGLFDGNHHDIFKTLMMIFSALCGAHSGTTIIQWITQEYLAP; encoded by the coding sequence ATGGAACGGACGTTAGTCGAAACTCTTGTATTAAACTTTTTCGTTGCCTTTGGGGTTATTATCGGGGGTTCCATAATCGGTGGAATTGGTGCTTATCTAACAGGCAATCCTCCGTTACGAACAATACAAGACTTAGCAGGTAGTTTAAAGATTTGGGCTCTTGTTGCAGCCATCGGCGGTACTTTTGATGCTTTTACTAGTTTAGAAAGAGGGCTATTTGACGGCAATCATCATGATATTTTTAAAACACTGATGATGATATTTTCTGCTTTATGTGGCGCCCACTCTGGGACGACGATTATTCAGTGGATTACTCAGGAGTATTTAGCACCATGA
- a CDS encoding CBS domain-containing protein: MATKHEQILKYINDLEVGGKISVRQIAKAMSVSEGTAYRAIKEAENQGYVSTIERVGTIRIEKKKKENIEKLTYAEIINIVDGTVLGGRTGLHKTLNRFVIGAMKLDAMMRYIEPGNLLIVGNRYQVHKLALESGAAVLITGGFVDTSEEIIALADELELPIISTSYDTFTVATMINRAIYDQLIKKEIVLVDDILIPLQDTYYMTTSNPVEKWYELNEKTGHNRYPVIDDNLRVQGMVTAKDVVGANKLLPIEKVMTKNPITVNQKTSVASVAHIMVWEGIELLPVVDNQRKLIGVISRQDVLKALQMIQKQPHVGETIDDIITSRFEDTSTSSEYSFTCEVTPQMTNQLGTLSYGVVTTIVTESGSRVLKKFKKGDLVVENITLYFIKPVQIESKIDIQPKVLEIGRKHGKLDVEIYHEGEIVCKALMLAQLLDR, from the coding sequence TTGGCAACGAAGCATGAACAAATTTTAAAATACATAAATGATTTAGAAGTCGGTGGGAAGATTTCGGTCCGCCAAATCGCAAAAGCAATGAGTGTTAGTGAAGGTACAGCATACCGTGCGATAAAAGAAGCAGAGAATCAAGGCTATGTCAGTACGATTGAGCGAGTGGGAACCATTCGTATTGAGAAAAAGAAAAAAGAAAATATTGAAAAGCTTACCTATGCCGAGATCATCAATATTGTTGATGGTACGGTATTAGGGGGCCGAACTGGTCTACACAAAACCTTAAATCGATTTGTGATTGGGGCAATGAAACTTGATGCGATGATGAGATACATCGAACCAGGCAATTTGTTAATTGTCGGAAACCGATATCAAGTTCATAAACTAGCATTAGAATCAGGTGCGGCTGTATTAATAACAGGTGGATTTGTGGATACTAGTGAGGAGATTATTGCACTTGCCGATGAGTTGGAGTTGCCAATTATCTCGACGAGTTATGATACATTTACAGTAGCAACGATGATTAACCGGGCCATTTATGACCAATTGATTAAAAAAGAGATTGTGCTAGTTGATGATATTCTAATTCCTCTCCAGGATACTTATTATATGACTACGTCCAATCCTGTAGAAAAGTGGTATGAACTCAATGAAAAAACTGGTCATAATCGTTACCCTGTAATTGATGACAATTTAAGAGTGCAAGGGATGGTAACGGCGAAAGACGTTGTCGGAGCAAATAAATTACTTCCGATCGAAAAAGTAATGACTAAAAATCCGATTACAGTAAACCAAAAAACTTCAGTCGCGTCAGTAGCTCATATTATGGTATGGGAAGGTATTGAACTTTTACCTGTAGTGGATAACCAACGTAAGCTCATTGGGGTCATTAGTAGGCAAGATGTGTTAAAAGCGTTACAAATGATTCAAAAACAACCTCATGTAGGAGAAACGATTGATGATATTATAACGAGTCGCTTTGAAGATACCTCGACTTCCTCAGAGTATTCTTTTACATGTGAAGTCACGCCACAAATGACAAATCAGTTAGGAACTTTATCTTATGGAGTTGTGACAACTATCGTAACGGAATCAGGAAGCCGAGTATTGAAGAAGTTTAAAAAAGGCGATTTAGTTGTTGAAAATATCACTCTTTATTTTATAAAGCCTGTTCAAATAGAAAGTAAAATAGACATTCAACCTAAGGTGTTAGAAATCGGTAGAAAGCATGGGAAGCTGGATGTAGAAATTTATCATGAAGGTGAAATCGTATGTAAAGCTCTTATGCTAGCGCAACTACTTGACCGTTAA
- a CDS encoding DNA polymerase III subunit alpha — MEKVIIMAFTHLHVHSEFSLLKGSCRIKDIIQKAKAHHMSSIAITDQNVVYGLIPFYKACKKEGIHPVLGLEIDLVTKNETGSYSPTLSKVVVLAENEIGYQGLLALSTAAQMNGLRYPAVLKEIIFQHKEGLIFILPFEGGEVSQALQRKNVNEAIDIITQYLTEVGKEHVFIELQMHEKADKETVQQLLSLSERTGCQLVATNHVFFLDKQDFEVYQTVSAIGQGEKLSSLSFELKESQYYLKSETEMERLFSFIPEACTNTEVIARRCQVELSFKQNLLPKYPLPAGVSAHNRLQDLCYEGLEKKYKQPTELVKERLRYELEVIEKMNFSDYFLVVWDFMKFAHEQGIITGPGRGSAAGSLVAYLLNITKVDPIHFELLFERFLNPERISMPDIDIDFSDRRRDEVIQYVANKYGKDHVAQIITFGTLAAKAAIRDVGRVLSIDVPIIDKLAKQIPSVPGITLQQALRDNNQFLSLLEQSLPSRQIYELAKKVEGIPRHASTHAAGVVIGDAPLQKSVALQPGQADIALTQYPMGILEEIGLLKMDFLGLRNLTLLEDILHLVNEKFGVELDLENIPFDDEKVYELLGKGETTGIFQLESDGMRKVLVKLKPNDFEDIVAVNALYRPGPMQFIDQYIGAKHKKIEVNYLHPSLEPILKKTFGVIVYQEQIMQIAATMAGFSLGEADILRRAVSKKQRNELELQRKRFVTGAIAKGFDEKVASQIYDSIVHFADYGFNRSHAVAYSVIAYQLAYLKANYPTAFYTALLESVGFHEIKLLQYFREAKRNGISVLPPSINQSDVVFTLEKDSIRFGFQSLKNIGRIAAEEIVNKRRERAYHDLIDFCLRIDVKKVSRKAIETLIISGCFDECGNHRAQLLASLDDVLTYSEELKASREESGQLFSIDEAKPPYYDVPPFTEAEKLKFEKDVVGFYISGHPLTTYSKVVKAYGCLSTSKLIDVRGKIKVAGLVEQLQKIRTKTGKEMMFLTITDEEGELGVTIFPETLATYRHLLAEGVMLCFEGKIDVRNNKTSLLVDRIKRLEDLQKQRVFLKIEPNRESRELLIKIKNTLALFPGDAEVVLYYESQSRYVQLPESDWITVNHDVIMQLKDVLGEKNVVVKTNS, encoded by the coding sequence ATGGAAAAGGTGATTATTATGGCATTTACTCATTTACATGTACATAGTGAGTTTAGCTTGCTTAAGGGTAGTTGTCGGATTAAAGATATCATCCAAAAAGCAAAGGCTCATCACATGAGTTCAATCGCAATAACAGATCAAAATGTTGTGTATGGATTAATTCCCTTTTATAAAGCATGCAAAAAAGAAGGCATTCATCCGGTACTGGGGTTAGAAATTGATTTGGTTACAAAAAACGAGACAGGAAGTTATTCTCCGACACTTAGCAAAGTAGTTGTTCTCGCTGAAAATGAAATCGGCTACCAAGGGCTTTTAGCATTGTCAACGGCTGCCCAAATGAATGGACTTCGTTACCCAGCTGTTTTAAAAGAAATCATCTTTCAACATAAGGAAGGTCTAATCTTTATTCTCCCATTTGAAGGTGGAGAAGTATCACAGGCATTACAACGAAAAAATGTGAATGAAGCAATTGACATCATTACGCAATATCTTACTGAAGTTGGAAAAGAACATGTTTTTATAGAATTGCAAATGCATGAAAAGGCAGATAAAGAAACTGTGCAACAATTGCTTAGCCTATCAGAGCGGACAGGATGTCAATTGGTAGCGACGAACCATGTCTTCTTCTTAGATAAACAAGACTTTGAGGTATATCAAACGGTAAGTGCTATCGGGCAGGGAGAGAAGCTCTCATCTCTTTCTTTTGAACTGAAGGAGTCCCAGTATTACCTTAAATCTGAAACTGAGATGGAGAGGCTCTTCTCCTTTATTCCCGAAGCTTGCACAAACACAGAAGTTATTGCTAGACGTTGTCAGGTAGAGCTTAGCTTTAAGCAAAATCTTTTACCTAAGTACCCGCTTCCTGCAGGAGTAAGTGCTCATAATAGATTACAAGATCTTTGTTATGAGGGATTGGAGAAAAAATATAAGCAACCGACCGAGCTGGTAAAAGAAAGACTTCGATATGAACTAGAAGTTATCGAAAAAATGAATTTTAGTGACTATTTTCTAGTTGTATGGGATTTCATGAAATTTGCTCATGAGCAAGGAATTATTACAGGACCTGGAAGGGGTTCAGCTGCAGGGTCTCTTGTTGCGTATCTACTAAACATCACGAAAGTGGACCCGATTCATTTTGAATTGTTATTTGAACGATTTCTTAATCCAGAACGAATTTCAATGCCAGATATTGATATCGATTTTTCGGACCGTCGTCGGGATGAGGTTATCCAATATGTCGCTAATAAATATGGAAAAGACCATGTCGCTCAAATCATTACCTTTGGTACGCTAGCAGCAAAAGCAGCCATCAGAGATGTTGGCCGTGTTCTTAGCATAGATGTACCAATAATCGATAAATTAGCGAAGCAAATTCCTAGTGTTCCTGGTATCACGTTACAACAAGCATTACGAGATAACAATCAATTCTTGTCATTGCTCGAACAATCGTTACCTAGTCGACAAATCTATGAACTAGCCAAAAAGGTAGAAGGAATTCCTCGACATGCCTCTACGCATGCTGCTGGAGTGGTGATTGGCGATGCGCCTTTACAAAAGTCAGTTGCTCTTCAACCTGGACAAGCCGATATTGCGTTAACCCAGTATCCAATGGGCATACTTGAAGAAATTGGATTGCTTAAAATGGACTTCCTCGGTCTACGGAATTTAACGTTACTTGAAGATATTCTTCATTTAGTAAATGAAAAGTTTGGAGTTGAACTTGACCTTGAGAACATCCCATTTGATGACGAAAAAGTGTACGAGCTCTTAGGTAAAGGAGAGACTACAGGTATTTTTCAGCTTGAGTCGGATGGGATGCGTAAAGTATTAGTGAAATTAAAACCAAATGATTTTGAAGATATTGTCGCTGTAAACGCGTTATATCGGCCCGGTCCCATGCAGTTTATTGACCAATACATCGGAGCAAAACATAAAAAAATAGAAGTAAATTATCTTCATCCGAGTTTGGAACCGATTTTAAAGAAAACGTTTGGAGTCATTGTTTATCAAGAACAAATCATGCAAATCGCAGCAACAATGGCAGGCTTTTCACTAGGAGAAGCTGATATTCTTCGGCGTGCTGTAAGTAAAAAACAACGAAATGAACTAGAACTCCAGAGAAAACGCTTTGTTACGGGAGCGATAGCTAAAGGGTTTGATGAAAAAGTGGCGAGTCAAATTTATGATAGTATCGTTCACTTTGCTGATTATGGATTTAACCGAAGTCATGCAGTAGCTTATAGTGTGATTGCGTATCAGTTAGCTTATTTAAAAGCAAATTACCCAACTGCTTTTTATACGGCATTATTAGAAAGTGTCGGATTCCATGAAATAAAGTTATTGCAGTATTTTAGAGAAGCAAAGAGAAACGGAATTTCCGTTCTCCCGCCATCAATTAACCAAAGTGATGTTGTGTTCACCTTAGAGAAAGACAGCATCCGCTTTGGATTTCAATCATTAAAAAACATTGGAAGAATTGCAGCAGAAGAAATTGTCAATAAAAGAAGAGAGAGGGCTTATCACGATTTAATAGATTTTTGCTTGAGAATTGATGTGAAAAAAGTGTCACGAAAAGCAATTGAGACGTTAATCATATCCGGTTGTTTTGATGAGTGTGGCAACCACCGTGCACAACTGTTAGCATCCCTTGATGATGTCCTAACATATAGTGAGGAACTGAAAGCATCTAGGGAAGAAAGTGGACAACTTTTTAGCATAGACGAGGCTAAACCACCATATTATGATGTACCACCGTTTACTGAAGCTGAAAAGCTAAAGTTTGAAAAAGATGTAGTTGGCTTTTATATATCAGGGCATCCTTTAACAACCTATTCAAAAGTTGTGAAGGCATATGGATGTCTATCAACTTCTAAGCTTATTGATGTACGTGGAAAAATTAAAGTAGCAGGTCTGGTGGAGCAACTGCAGAAAATCCGAACAAAAACGGGTAAAGAAATGATGTTTTTGACAATTACTGATGAAGAAGGGGAACTTGGAGTAACGATTTTTCCAGAGACACTAGCCACATATCGTCATCTACTTGCCGAAGGAGTCATGCTGTGTTTTGAAGGCAAAATAGATGTTAGAAATAATAAAACATCCTTACTAGTCGATAGGATAAAAAGGCTAGAGGACCTTCAAAAACAACGTGTCTTTCTAAAAATTGAACCGAACCGTGAGAGTCGTGAGCTTTTAATCAAAATAAAAAATACTTTGGCTTTGTTTCCTGGCGATGCCGAGGTTGTTCTTTATTATGAGAGTCAAAGTCGCTATGTTCAGCTCCCAGAAAGCGATTGGATTACCGTAAATCATGATGTAATTATGCAACTAAAAGACGTACTCGGAGAAAAAAATGTAGTTGTAAAAACGAATAGTTGA
- a CDS encoding helix-turn-helix domain-containing protein → MDSSELTMAVQRMQDYIEENLHTEITLKQLATVAGYSPWHAAKIFKSATGKTPFEYIRSLRLTKAALILRDKNERIIDVALNFVFHSHEGFTRAFSKEFGLPPNRYKQSTPPIKLFMPQKVFDTYYALQKGGISMNESKETKSVFVQVMERPARKVLLKRGVRAKDYFQYCEEVDSEEVWSILTSVKEALYEPVGMWLPNNLIKENTSQYVQGVEVPLDYSNNVPDGFDLIELQPCSMMVFQGEPYDDENFMAEINQVWNHIDKFDPTIYGFKWKPEEAPRFQLAPMGYRGYIEARPVTSVNKQF, encoded by the coding sequence ATGGATTCTTCAGAATTAACAATGGCGGTACAAAGAATGCAAGATTATATTGAAGAAAACTTGCATACGGAAATTACTTTGAAACAACTGGCTACTGTAGCAGGTTACTCACCGTGGCACGCAGCAAAAATTTTCAAATCAGCTACAGGGAAGACACCTTTTGAATACATCAGATCTTTAAGGCTTACAAAAGCTGCTCTTATTTTACGTGATAAAAACGAACGAATCATTGATGTAGCACTAAACTTTGTATTTCACTCACATGAGGGTTTCACAAGAGCATTTTCAAAGGAATTTGGTTTACCACCTAATAGATATAAGCAATCTACACCGCCAATCAAATTATTTATGCCACAAAAAGTTTTTGACACCTACTATGCATTACAAAAAGGAGGAATTTCGATGAATGAAAGTAAAGAAACCAAATCTGTATTTGTTCAAGTGATGGAACGCCCAGCGAGAAAAGTATTATTGAAGCGAGGGGTACGTGCTAAGGATTATTTTCAATATTGTGAGGAGGTTGATAGTGAAGAAGTTTGGTCCATCTTAACGAGTGTTAAAGAGGCGCTTTACGAACCTGTAGGTATGTGGCTACCAAACAACCTTATTAAAGAGAATACATCTCAATATGTTCAAGGTGTTGAGGTACCTTTAGATTATAGTAACAATGTACCAGATGGATTCGATCTTATTGAACTTCAACCTTGTTCAATGATGGTGTTCCAAGGCGAGCCCTACGACGATGAAAATTTCATGGCTGAAATTAACCAAGTTTGGAACCATATCGATAAATTTGACCCAACTATTTACGGGTTTAAATGGAAACCTGAAGAAGCACCAAGATTCCAACTTGCACCGATGGGTTATAGAGGATACATTGAAGCTAGACCAGTCACATCTGTTAATAAGCAATTCTAG